In Microvirga sp. 17 mud 1-3, the genomic window GTCGCACCCGCCGTACTCGGAAGCGGATCAGCCCTGGCGCAGGACCGCAAGGAGGTCGTCCTCGTTAATTTCGGTGGCGAAGCCATCAAGGCATTCGAGGAAGCCTATGTGAAGCCCTTCGCCGCGCAGGGCGGCCGCATGGTCCTCGACGGCAGTGGCGCTCTCAACGGCAAGATCCTGACGATGGTGCAGTCCGGGCACGTGACCTGGGATATCTGCGACGCAGGAATAACGACCCTGGCCGAGCTCGGGCCGAAGAACGCCCTCGAAAAGATCGACTATACCATCGTAGACAAGTCCAAGGTGCCGGCCGAGTTCGCTTACGAAGACGGCGTCGTGAACTACATGTTCAGCACGGTTCTCGCCTGGGACAAGAGCAAGATTCAGGGCCAGCCGACTCTTGCGGATTACTTTGACGTGAAGAAATATCCGGGTCGCCGGATGATGCGCAAAGATTCGCAGGGGATGCTTGAGCTTGCGCTCCTTGCGGACGGTGTGCCCATCGACAAGCTCTATCCCCTCGACGTGAAACGCGCCTTCGCGAAGATCGAAAGCATCAAGAAAGATCTGCTCTTCTGGAGCAGTGGCTCCGAGAGCCAGAGCCTGATGCGGGACGGCGAGTGCGTCATGGGCCTTCTGTGGCACACCCGCGGCAACATTCTGCGCCGCGAGACGCAGGGTCGGGTGGATTATACCTTCAAGGACGGCCTGCTCCAGCCCGGCCTCTGGGTCGTTCCGCGCGGAAATCCCGCAGGCAAGGAAGCCTTCCGTGCTATCGCGTCCATGCAGCAGCCGGAGGGCCAGGTGAAGCTTCTGGCAGCCATGGGCAACGGCCCGGCGAACCCGGCAGCGCAGGCTCTCGTTCCGCCGGACCAACGCACGCAGAACCCGGCCGATCCGGAGAACGCGAAGGTCCAGGCGAAGATCGACGCGGCCTGGTACCGGGAAAATCACTCGAAGACCTTCCAGAATTTCCTCGACCTGATCTCGTCTTAATCCGGCTAAGGGGCGCCGGCCATGCCGGTGCCCCATTCATTAAACGACGTCGTGCCCGACGCCGGTTCCCGGCGAACGCGGCACCATGCCATCCCGCGCCACCGAACCGGACAGCCCGATGACAATCGTCACCAGAGCGAATGCCCCGCGTGCCATCACCCGGCCGTTCTTCACGCCAACGACGCGCTACTGGCTGCTGATTGCACCGGCGCTCGCCATGATGGTTGTGTTCTATCTCTATCCGGTCGGTCGGGTCCTTTGGATGAGCGTGACCGAACCGAGCCCGGGGTTAGACAATTACGCACTTCTCGCAACCAGCGCCTCGATCCAAAGGATGCTGATGACTACGGCGAGGATCGGTGTTCTTACGACAGTAATCACGCTGATCCTCGCCTATATCGTTTCGTACGCTCTGGTGCACGCTTCTCCATCGACGCAACGCTGGATGTTCCTCGGCGTCCTGATTCCTTTGTGGATCTCGGTCCTTGTACGGGCCTTCGC contains:
- a CDS encoding ABC transporter substrate-binding protein yields the protein MTLQTFAEDCREIAKEEGKGLSRRDMLRAAFALGVAPAVLGSGSALAQDRKEVVLVNFGGEAIKAFEEAYVKPFAAQGGRMVLDGSGALNGKILTMVQSGHVTWDICDAGITTLAELGPKNALEKIDYTIVDKSKVPAEFAYEDGVVNYMFSTVLAWDKSKIQGQPTLADYFDVKKYPGRRMMRKDSQGMLELALLADGVPIDKLYPLDVKRAFAKIESIKKDLLFWSSGSESQSLMRDGECVMGLLWHTRGNILRRETQGRVDYTFKDGLLQPGLWVVPRGNPAGKEAFRAIASMQQPEGQVKLLAAMGNGPANPAAQALVPPDQRTQNPADPENAKVQAKIDAAWYRENHSKTFQNFLDLISS